The Scomber scombrus unplaced genomic scaffold, fScoSco1.1 SCAFFOLD_523, whole genome shotgun sequence genome contains the following window.
cagtactcttagtaaatactgcagtactctcagtaaatactgcagtactcatagtaaatactgcagtactcacagttaatactgcagtactctcagtaaatactgcagtactcatagtaaatactgcagtactcacagtactccttctcctctgtgtactctttactttctgtcctcctctcctctcctcctcccttctcctctcctccttctcctctgtgtactctttactttctgtcctcctctcctctcctcctcccttttcctctcctccttctcctctgtgtactctttactttctgtcctcctctcctcctctcctcctccttctcctctgtgtactctttactttctgtcctcctctcctctcctcctcccttctcctctcctccttctcctctgtgtactctttactttctgtcctcctctcctcctctcctcctctcctctccttctcctctgtgtactctttactttctgtcctcctctcctctcctccttctcctctgtgtactctttactttctgtcctcctctcctctcctcctcccttctcctctcctccttctcctctgtgtactctttactttctgtcctcctctcctctcctcctcccttttcctctcctccttctcctctgtgtactctttactttctgtcctcctctcctcctctcctctccttctcctctgtgtactctttactttctgtcctcctctcctctcctcctcccttctcctctcctccttctcctctgtgtactctttactttctgtcctcctctcctcctctcctcctctcctctccttctcctctgtgtactctttactttctgtcctcctctcctctcctcctctcctccttctcctctgtgtactctttactttctgtcctcctctcctcctctcctccttctcctctatgtactctttactttctgtcctcctctcctcctctcctcctctcctccttctcctctgtgtactctttactttctgtcctcctcctctcctctcctctcctcctcctctcctcctctccttctcctctgtgtactctttactttctgtcctcctctcctcctctcctcctctcctccttctcctctatgtactctttactttctctcctcctctcctctcctctcctctcctctccttctcctctcctctcctcctttcctcctctcctccttctcctctatgtactctttactttctgtcctcctctcctctcctctccttctcctctcctctcctctcctttcctcctctcctccttctcctctgtgtactctttactttctgtcctcctctcctctcctctcctttcctctcctcctcccttctcctctcctccttctcctctatgtactctttactttctgtcctcctctcctcctctcctcctctcctccttctcctctgtgtactctttactttctgtcctcctcctctcctctcctctcctcctctcctcctctccttctcctctgtgtactctttactttctgtcctcctctcctcctctcctcctctcctccttctcctctatgtactctttactttctctcctcctcctcctctcctctcctctccttctcctctcctctcctcctttcctcctctcctccttctcctctatgtactctttactttctgtcctcctctcctctcctctccttctcctctcctctcctcctttcctcctcctctccttttcctctgtgtactctttactttctgtcctcctctcctctcctctcctccttctcctctatgtactctttactttctgtcctcctctcctctgcgctgctgttttatttcctcttttatatTCGGGCCCATTTGGCTGAAGAGCTTTTTTCACAGCCCACAGGTCTCTGATGGTTTTCCATTAAGCGAGTCGGGTCGGTCGCTGTCACATCTGCGGCGGCTCGTTCTCTGTCACGGCAACGCGCTGACCAGAGAGAGACCCCCGTTACACTTCCACAGCTCGTTAACTTTCAGAGGTCACGTGTAGAAGACGAGCTGATGAAGAGCCGCTTCATCATCGCAGCTCCGACCGATTAAAACACGAAGACAGGAGACTAAAAACCTGCTAATCTGCACAAAGTTCAGACCACAACcttactgcaactttactgcatctttactgcatctttactgcaactttactgcatatttactgcatctttactgcaactttactgcatatttactgcatctttactgcatctttactgcaactttactgcatctttactgcaactttactgcatatttactgcaactttactgcgactttactgcatctttactgcaactttactgcatctttactgcaactgtactgcatctttactgcaactttactgcaactttactgcaactgtactgcatctttactgcaactgtactgcatctttactgcaactttactgcatctttactgcaactgtactgcatctttactgcatctttactgcaactttactgcaaCTTTACAGCGACTTTACTGCTTCtttactgcatctttactgcttctttactgcatctttactgcaactgtactgcatctttactgcatctttactgcaactttactgcatctttactgcttctttactgcaactttactgcaactttactgcatctttactgcgactttactgcatctttactgcgattttactgcaactttactgcatCTTTACAGCGACTTTACTGCTTCTTTACTGCAACGTTAATGCAACTTTACTGTAACtttactgcatctttactgcaactttactgcaaCTTTAATGCAACTTTACTGCAACCCTACTGCATCTTTACTGCAACATTACTGTGACTTTAATGCAACTTTACTGCATAtttactgcaactttactgcatctttactgcaactttactgcatTTTTACTGCGACTTTACTGCTTCTTTAATGCAACTTTAATGCAACCCTACTGCATCTTTACTGCAACATTACTGTGACTTCAATGCAACCTTACTGCATctttactgcaactttactgcatctttactgcaactttactgcatctttactgcaactttactgcatctttactgCAACCTGACTGCATctttactgcaactttactgcatctttaaaCTTTACTGCAATtttactgcatctttactgcaactttactgcatctttactgcaaccttactgcaactttactgcatctttactgcaactttactgcatctttactgcaaccttactgcatctttactgcaactttactgcaaCTTTACCACAACTatactgcaactttactgcatATTTACCGCAACTatactgcaactttactgcatctttactgcaactttactgcatctttactgCAACTTTACCGCAACTatactgcaactttactgcaactttactgcatctttactgCAACTTAACTGCAACTTTACCGCATCTTTACTGCAGCtttactgcatctttactgcaactttactgcaaCTTTAATGCAACTTTACTGCAACCTTACTGCATCtttactgcatctttactgcaactatactgcatctttactgcaactttactgcatctttactgCAACTTTACCGCAACTatactgcaactttactgcatctttactgCAACTTTACCGCAACTCTACTGCGACtttactgcatctttactgcaactttactgcatctttactgcatctttactgcgactttactgcatctttactgcgactttactgcaactttactgcaactttactgcaactttactgcatctttactgcaactttactgcatctttactgcatctttactgcatctttactgcatctttactgCGACTTTACTGCAACTgtactgcaactttactgcaaCCTTACTGCAACCTTACTGCATctttactgcaactttactgcttCTTTACTGCAACTTTAATGCAActttactgcaactttactgcaaCCCTACTGCATCTTTACTGCAACATTACTGTGACtttactgcatctttactgcatctttactgcatctttactgcatctttactgCAACTTTAATGCAACTTAACTGCATCTTTACTACAACTTTACTGCAACTTTAATGCATCTTTACCACAACTTTACTGTGACTTTAATGCATCTTTACTGCAACTTTATTCACtttactgcatctttactgcaacattactgcaactttactgcaactttactCACTTTcacactcctcctcttctcctctcctctcctcctctcctcttctactcctcctcctttattctactcttctcctcctctcctcttctcctcctcctttattctactcctctcctctcctctcctcctcctcctcctttattctagtcctctcctctcctcctcttctcccctcctctactcctcatctcctctcctcctctcctctcctctcctcctcctctcctctcgtctcctcctcctcctcctttattctagtcctctcctctcctctcctctcctcctcctcctttattctagtcctctcctctcctctcctactcTTCTCCGCTCCTCTACTCCTCTCCTTCTTTAAATATCAGAAAGTCATAtttctacaaacattttttaggttcatttttattttccttttcaagTGAACAGAAGTTTCTGAGGAATCGTGTCGTGTCATACCAACACACAATAAACACGTTTcttactaatatatattatatttaaagtcaatatatataaaatctatATTTACTGTTATCGACCGTATAAAGTTAAattctcattttcactttaagcCTCATTTGAGCATCTTAAATATTTCAGGTGGAAGTCAGTAATAAAAAAACTCCTGtaattaaactttaactttaatacTCCTGTATAAACTTTCATCTGCAGCgactttaacacatttatacaaGAAGTTAAGAAGTTAATAATTCTGATTATtgtaaaaagtgttaaatacaCATCAAATCTGCATGTTTAACCTCacacttcatcttcatctcatCTTCATCCAgctcattattgattcatcctCTGATCATTTTTATTGATCAGTAGATTGTTTTTCTCTAATATGAGAAAAGTTATAATTGACTAGACAAAGTTGACGACTTTAAACGTCTCGTTCtgtttgaccaacagtccaaaatgtaaagtttaataagtttaatgtaataataagtcagaaaagcataaaatcatcatattttttggcatatttgcttttaaaaaatgacttaaagtgATAATAAAGTAAATTTTAAGGACAAAGCAAGTTCTGTAGAATATAACTAACagatgaattaataatgaagttaatcactgatacagatGTTTATTTACAGATGTGTAATATAACGAGTCCTGCTACATGAATGAGAGTTAAAACATAACCAGACTTgtattatagtatatatagcCTTTATGTATTATAGTATAAAGCCTTTATGTATTATAGTATAAAGCCTTTATGTATTATAGCCTTTCTCCAGGtgacagcagctgcagagtgaTGGAGCTTCTCTGTAGTTTGAAGCTCTGCAGAGAGTCTGAAGCAGCCGACTGTCCTCATCGTCTAATGGCTCAGATATTAAATGACAACGTCTTTAAATCTTATGAATATGTGTCCCGGCAGTCACGGCCAATACGCATCAGTCTGCAGAACATCCTGTTAGCGTTATGAGCTCTCTGCCGCTGCCTCCGTCTGCTCCTCGCCTCCATTATACGGCCGAGATGGGCCCACGTCCCAATCTGAGAGAAGAGGAACAGAGTCCTTGACGAGGAGGCTGCGTGGATGGAAATTAGCCTAAGTGTTGTCATTAATACTTCCCGGCGCGGGCTAATGTCTGCATTGTAATGTTAAGAACAGGATATCCCTCAGTATCTGCTGAGCGAGGCTCTTTGGGGAGTTGGAGGAAACCTTTATGTGTTCAGAGATGAAGGCTAATGTTCAAAGTTAGTCAAGTTTTAGATTTACTGCCAGCTGCGGCTTTCTCactttcacttcttcttcttctttttctttttctgctgctgaaGGCCGACGACTCCAGATCAGGTTTTATCCTCcaaatagaaacattaaaacattaaaaacataaaaacataaaaacataaaaacataaacatgatcCTCTGGACTgatgaaacagataaaaaacaggtttcctttttcatctttttgtctcCCAGTGCAGGCAGATTTATTATGATATCAGCAGCGTGACGTTTGGAGCTCAGTCCTCTTCTTCAGACTTACTTTCACACATTTGTTAtttggtaggtaggtaggtaggttattgtccctgaagggaaatttgtcttggactctgaGTGCTGAGACAGCTGCTGCCATAGTTAAAAAGAgcaaagaaagtaaaagtaaaagtaaagttgcacatgtgcacaataataaatgatgCAATGCTGCCTGTTGCctcaataaatacacaagtacacatattgcacattcccACAAACTTCTAGGTAACAGTAAGGGGATTACAACCAATCATAGCAGACAATAATGCACCTCACACTGTTTACAGAGTCTTATTTATGATTCTAATGGAGGTATATGGgacaaattaatatttaaatctgttaaacttgCATATGGGGATTCTGTAACGTTTGCCAGATGGTCCAgaacctgctttctttctttttctggatGCGTGCATCAACCACAAACTCCCAAATTTAGATTTCAGATCTGCTCGAActcagaatcagaatcatctTCTTCACTCTCTCAGGTCATTTACTGTGTTTGCACCTCGAATATATGTGCCATTAAGACTGTAACTAATGCtcttatttctatatttatccTGCATCTTGTTACAACCTGGCTCAGAGGTAAGACTAAAGATGGAGACCACACATGACTTTAAactagaaaacatacatttattgaattaaactAAAGTAACTATGTatgtcagttcatcagtaatgtttataatgtatggatgtgtgtgaatgtgtataaatgtgaaatgaaacaagaatataaataaccaaaacaaacccagcaactcaaacaggagagagagagtaaatgcTCAGAGCTCTATTTATAAGCATTCACACCAATCCAGGTGCTGACCATCTCTCCTGATGAGCCACTCCCCAAATCCCAGTCAACCAATCAGAATTTAGGTTAGAGGCCATGAGGCCGTCACAATCTGTATTTATTACTGCcatttttatattctctctctctctcttttctttttttttaatatttatttttgggatttttttctgcctttatttatgtagtaactggcagagatgctgacaggaaacagagagatatagagagatagaggagaaagACCTGCAGCATTGTTCTCTGCCCggattcaaaccagggacgctgtAATTACATGACTTGTGCtgtaaccactcgaccaccagggggcTCCTTATTCTCTCgctgttttttatgtattatcagccactcctcctcctcctcctcctcctcctctcctctcctctcctcctcctcctctcctctcctctcctctcctctcctctcctctcctctcctttcctctcctctcctctcctctcctcctctcctctcctctcctctcctctcctctcctctcctctcctctcctctcctctcctctcctctcctctcctctcctcctcctcctctcctctcctctcctctcctctcctctcctctcctctcctctcctctcctctcctctcctctcctctcctctcctctcctctcctctcctcctcctcctctcctctcctctcctctcctcctctgctgtgcaatgacaacAAAGCATTAAGTTAAAGTGAATCAGTCTGAACACACAAAgaagtttaaaacattaaacagttGCTCTGAAAGTCACAGTGAGAGTTGACGTACTTCTgctccttcatcatcatcatcttcatcatcatcatcatcttcatcatcatcatcatcatcatcatctctgtgtgtctcagggTTTCGGTGACGGCTCCGTCCTGCCAGCCGACCTGCaactagaagaagaagaaggagaggaagaggagccgGAGCTGATCCTGGATGGAGGTCTCCCTCGAtacaccacctcctcctccgctcTGACCTCCGACCTGCTGCCAgcggaggaggagcagcaggagcaggaggaggaggagggcagagaGATGGCTGTGGacgaggaggtggaggaggcggTGGAAGAGATGTTACAGATGAAGAAGATGGAGGAGACAGTCGAGGAGAGGATGAGCTCCCTCCCTAGAAAAGCTCCTCCGTCGTGGGAGGAGTGGAAGCGCACCTCCTCCGCCCAggaaggaggagcagaggaggtgAGTGAGGAGCTCAGCAGCTGTAATAAAtatctttataataataataataataataataatgaaatgtgacGGGTGTTTATCTTTCAGACGTggagaggagaacaggaggagcTCAGAGActcagaggaggagcagagaggagatcAGGATAACATGGTGTCGATAGGAAACCTGCTGCTAGGTGAGAAAGAggatgtcaaatggtgtaaccacaaaagaatgataaatattacatagtTTATCCTcctggagagaaagaaagaaataagaggaagaagagaaagaacaagaagtaggagaaagaaagaaagaaagaaaggaggggaaaaacacAACTGTGCAGCACCAACATGCCTCTATAATTTCACTTTATTCCCTcctataaaaaaacaagtttacacacagatacatttaaCTTGaactgattttatgtttttattttcaggttacAGAGACAGTGAAGCCGACTCTGAGCTCACTCTGACCGACACCGACAATGAGTTAGTACCTGCtcctcttccccttcctcctcttcctcctcttcttcctcctcctccaaacaCCCCTCCTCAATCTTCatccatcttcttcctcctcctcctcttcctcctctttctccacctcttccccttccttctcactcctcctcttcttcttcctcctcatcctatCACCACTCATCACTCTTcatccatcttcctcctcctcctcctcctcctcctcctctgttcttgATCATGTATCTATTCATCAGTCCTAttgtcgccccctgctggtaaCAGACTGTCTAAACCTCTCCGCATTATGTCTCAGATTGGTGAAAGttcttttaaaattattattattttatattttaatacattttaagtttttaatgtatttcattttattgcattttcataAATTTTGTTTTTCGTGCACATTAGTCTcatacatacatgtaaatattaCACATTCTCACATAAATATTGGTTGAGGACAATATGAGGGTTGAAGTGGTAAGAAAAGTcaattaagtgtgtgtgtgagtgtgtgtgtgtgtgtgtgtgtgtgtgtgtgtgtgtgtgtgtgtgtgtgtgtgtgtaggtctgGGAGGATGACTGACAAtcgagaggaggaagaggaggagtcaAAGAGGAGGGTCTCTACCACTCAGAGGAGGCCACAGGTAAGACACCTGCTTCAAcctttcagccaatcagaaccatCGCTGCACAAACCTGaagctcactgtgtgtgtgtgtgtgtgtgtgtgtgtgtgtgtgtgactgtgtgtgtgtgattgtgtgtgtgtgtgtgtgtgtgtgtgttttgacagtgATCTTcctgaaagagaggagggggagggagaggagactCCTGCCTTCAGCCACTGGGGACCCCCCCCGCAggtaataacacacacacaccagacatcAGACTCAGCTGTACTTTCAGTGTTTAATCTTAAACATGTGATTGTTATTTTTTAGCCTTTAATAGACAGCTGTGGCCTCCAGCATGCTGTAGACTCTTGTTAAACACCTTGAATTAAGCATCAAAAACCCAGTTTagctactttttatttttactcacTAACTTATTAAATATCGTCCAGCTGTTGAGGACTCAGTGTTTATCTGGAAGCAGAGAAACAAAGTTAACCTTTCGTCTCCCTGACTCAAGCTCAGTGAGTGAAGCTGGAACTGAGGAATGTGTGTTGAtttaagcctcctgttgtcctcgagtcaagggaggaaggaagggaggaagaaggaaggaaaggaggaaaggaaagaaggaagggaggaaaggaaagaaggaagggaggaaggaaaggaaggaccgaggaaaagaatgaaggaaggaaggtaggagggaggaaagaaggaaggaaggagggagggagaaaggaaaagaagaagagaggaaggaaagaaggagggagggacaaaggaaaagtagaagggaggaagggaggaaggttagggaggaggaaagaaagaaggagggagggaagaaggaagggaggaaggaaatcaaggaaaaaaggaaggaaaggaaggacggaggaaagaaggaaggaaggaaggtaggagggaggaaagaaggaaggaaggagggagggagaaaggaaaagaagaagggaagaaggaagaagagaaggaagggagggaggaggaaagaaagacaagaagggagggaggaaggaaggaaaggaaggacagaagggaggaagagaagggatgaaagaaggaaagaaggaagggaggaaagagagaggaaggaaagaaagagagaaggagggggggaggaaggacagatggaaggaaggaagggaggaaagagagaggaaggaaagaaggacagaggaaagaaggaagggaggagagagagaggaaggaaagaaagagagaaggagggagggaggaaggacagatg
Protein-coding sequences here:
- the LOC133977122 gene encoding inaD-like protein (The sequence of the model RefSeq protein was modified relative to this genomic sequence to represent the inferred CDS: added 243 bases not found in genome assembly); protein product: MVIRSLVPGGSAERHGGLLPGDQLVSVNQNQVDLLSLAEAVELLKSAPSGTVRLGIRKPLVGDEPERNQTSLNISQLPVPKGFGDGSVLPADLQLEEEEGEEEEPELILDGGLPRYTTSSSALTSDLLPAEEEQQEQEEEEGREMAVDEEVEEAVEEMLQMKKMEETVEERMSSLPRKAPPSWEEWKRTSSAQEGGAEETWRGEQEELRDSEEEQRGDQDNMVSIGNLLLGYRDSEADSELTLTDTDNESGRMTDNREEEEEESKRRVSTTQRRPQ